The Herpetosiphonaceae bacterium genome includes a region encoding these proteins:
- a CDS encoding slipin family protein, translating to MQITIPILLIAALIVLLLSRSIRRVIVFEYERGILYSGGKFRRVLDPGAYWLFPPQTTIVKLDLRPRFLTLAGQEVLSADNVGLKVSMAAKYRIVDPLGAVHNSASYEEALYLELQLALRELIGAVNIDEVLVKRQDLSAQLMERAAPAIEALGLKLLSVSVKDVMFPGDLKKIFAQVVKAQKEGLAALEKARGESAALRHLANAAKMLENNPALMQLRLLQTVGDGSGNTVVLGMPGQSVPLPIGGRPDSGRAAAQPGSDAADEP from the coding sequence ATGCAAATTACGATTCCTATTCTGCTGATCGCCGCCCTGATCGTGCTGCTGCTATCGCGGAGCATCAGGCGCGTGATCGTCTTCGAGTACGAGCGCGGCATTCTCTACTCCGGCGGCAAGTTCCGGCGCGTGCTCGATCCAGGCGCGTACTGGTTGTTCCCACCGCAGACCACGATCGTCAAGCTCGATCTGCGGCCCCGCTTCCTAACGCTGGCGGGTCAGGAGGTGCTCAGCGCCGATAACGTCGGGCTTAAGGTCAGCATGGCCGCGAAATACCGGATCGTCGATCCGCTGGGCGCGGTCCACAACAGCGCAAGCTACGAGGAGGCGCTCTATCTTGAGCTGCAACTGGCGCTGCGCGAGCTGATCGGCGCGGTCAACATCGACGAGGTGCTGGTGAAACGCCAGGATTTGAGCGCGCAGTTGATGGAGCGGGCCGCGCCCGCGATCGAGGCGCTTGGACTGAAGCTGCTGTCGGTTAGCGTCAAAGATGTGATGTTTCCGGGCGACCTGAAGAAGATCTTTGCGCAGGTGGTCAAGGCGCAAAAAGAAGGCCTGGCGGCGCTGGAAAAAGCGCGCGGCGAGAGCGCGGCGCTACGGCATCTCGCCAACGCCGCCAAGATGCTTGAGAACAATCCGGCGCTGATGCAGCTCCGGCTGCTGCAAACCGTCGGCGACGGCTCCGGCAACACGGTTGTCCTGGGCATGCCGGGACAGTCCGTGCCGCTGCCGATCGGCGGGCGGCCCGACAGCGGCAGAGCAGCCGCTCAACCAGGGTCAGACGCGGCGGACGAGCCGTGA
- a CDS encoding 4a-hydroxytetrahydrobiopterin dehydratase, producing the protein MSELTQERCVACRKGAPRVTPAEIAELKPQIPDWIIFEVGGAPRLERIFRFRDFKTALAFTVRVGELAEAEGHHPALLTEWGKVTVMWWTHAIDGLHRNDFIMAAKTDQIAADVAT; encoded by the coding sequence ATGAGCGAGCTTACTCAAGAGCGCTGTGTCGCCTGTCGCAAGGGAGCGCCGCGTGTGACTCCGGCTGAGATCGCGGAGTTGAAACCGCAGATCCCCGATTGGATCATCTTCGAGGTGGGCGGCGCGCCACGGCTTGAGCGGATCTTCCGCTTTCGGGATTTTAAGACCGCGCTGGCGTTTACGGTGCGCGTCGGCGAGCTGGCCGAGGCCGAAGGACATCATCCGGCCCTGCTGACCGAATGGGGCAAAGTAACAGTGATGTGGTGGACGCACGCGATCGATGGCCTGCACCGCAACGATTTTATCATGGCGGCGAAGACGGACCAGATCGCGGCGGACGTTGCTACCTAG
- a CDS encoding [LysW]-lysine hydrolase, whose protein sequence is MTMWQTQRTPVDHAQPDDAAALRLLEDLVAIPSISGDEGAAVSYLVAQMAALGFTAHTDAAGNAVGSIGTGRPETVLLGHIDTVPGAIPVRRVDGRLYGRGTVDAKGPLAAFVIAAARLHAQGRLRGRIVVIGCVEEEAPSSRGAHHVVARYRPDLCVVGEPSGWNRVTLGYKGVLRITCRYAGAGAHSAHNQQTAPERISALWQRIVAHAAAFNADRERAFDHLLPTLLRINSGGDGLSEWATAEISIRLPLDVQPQALAEIIRALDPQVELRVLGATPAFRAERSTPLVRALTQAIRGQTAQPGLVLKTGTADMNIVGPAWSCPIVAYGPGDAALDHTPEEHIVLDEYLSAIRVLETAFARLHE, encoded by the coding sequence ATGACGATGTGGCAGACACAGCGAACACCCGTCGATCATGCACAGCCCGACGATGCAGCGGCGCTCCGATTGCTCGAAGATCTGGTGGCGATCCCTAGCATTTCGGGCGACGAAGGCGCGGCGGTCAGCTATCTGGTGGCGCAAATGGCGGCGCTTGGCTTCACGGCGCACACCGACGCAGCGGGCAATGCGGTCGGCTCGATTGGCACGGGGCGTCCCGAAACGGTGCTACTGGGCCACATCGACACGGTGCCTGGCGCGATCCCCGTGCGGCGCGTCGATGGGCGGCTCTACGGGCGCGGCACCGTCGACGCCAAGGGGCCGCTCGCGGCCTTCGTGATCGCGGCGGCGCGGCTGCACGCGCAAGGTCGATTACGCGGGCGGATCGTCGTGATCGGCTGCGTGGAAGAGGAAGCGCCCTCGTCGCGCGGCGCGCACCATGTGGTCGCGCGCTACCGCCCGGATCTGTGCGTAGTGGGCGAGCCGAGCGGCTGGAATCGCGTCACGCTCGGCTATAAAGGCGTGCTGCGGATCACGTGCCGCTATGCCGGAGCGGGCGCGCACTCGGCGCACAACCAGCAGACCGCGCCGGAGCGCATCAGCGCGCTGTGGCAGCGGATCGTCGCTCATGCCGCCGCGTTCAACGCCGATCGTGAGCGCGCCTTCGACCACCTGCTCCCGACGCTGCTCCGGATCAACAGCGGCGGCGATGGCCTCAGCGAGTGGGCGACGGCGGAGATCAGCATACGGCTGCCGCTCGATGTTCAGCCCCAAGCGCTGGCGGAGATCATCCGCGCCCTCGATCCGCAGGTTGAGCTGCGCGTGCTGGGAGCAACGCCCGCCTTTCGCGCTGAGCGGAGCACGCCATTGGTGCGTGCCCTCACCCAGGCGATTCGAGGACAGACCGCGCAGCCGGGGCTGGTGCTGAAGACCGGCACCGCCGACATGAACATCGTCGGCCCGGCATGGAGCTGTCCGATCGTGGCCTATGGGCCGGGCGATGCGGCGCTCGATCATACGCCGGAGGAGCATATCGTGCTGGATGAGTACCTCAGCGCGATCCGCGTGCTTGAGACGGCTTTCGCGCGGTTGCACGAATAA
- a CDS encoding DUF423 domain-containing protein codes for MDRTFLAIGALSALVGVAAGAFGAHALRERLSAEMLAIFETGARYQMYHAFALIAVAWAQTRWPGTLTTASGWLFVLGTLLFSGSLYLLSLSGVRWLGAITPLGGVAFLSGWLMLAWAAWRV; via the coding sequence ATGGATCGAACGTTTTTAGCGATCGGCGCGCTCTCGGCGCTGGTGGGAGTGGCGGCGGGCGCGTTCGGCGCGCACGCGCTGCGAGAGCGTCTCAGCGCCGAGATGCTGGCGATCTTCGAGACTGGCGCGCGCTATCAGATGTACCATGCGTTCGCGCTGATCGCCGTGGCCTGGGCACAAACGCGCTGGCCGGGCACGCTGACGACGGCGAGCGGCTGGCTGTTTGTGCTTGGCACGCTGCTCTTCTCCGGCAGCCTGTACCTGCTGAGCCTCAGCGGTGTGCGCTGGCTGGGCGCGATCACACCGCTGGGCGGCGTGGCGTTTTTGTCGGGCTGGCTGATGCTGGCCTGGGCGGCGTGGCGGGTGTAA